The following are encoded together in the Pedobacter steynii genome:
- a CDS encoding DUF551 domain-containing protein, which produces MMTTKDWISTDQQLPKDHGYKLITVMNPELEYGYHIARYNTYLQEWELQEEENLSPCLKVTGWMDLPELFSKNRISSLQ; this is translated from the coding sequence ATGATGACGACAAAAGATTGGATTTCAACAGATCAGCAATTACCAAAAGACCATGGCTATAAATTGATTACAGTCATGAATCCTGAGTTAGAATATGGTTATCACATTGCCCGTTACAATACTTATCTGCAGGAATGGGAACTTCAGGAAGAAGAAAATTTAAGTCCCTGTCTGAAGGTGACGGGATGGATGGATTTACCGGAGCTGTTTAGCAAGAATCGGATTTCTTCTCTGCAATAG
- a CDS encoding 2OG-Fe(II) oxygenase — translation MMNSVTSNLKARNWEEIGHHLHEHGYANVENVLSKTECTELISAYQDDHTYRKTITMERYRFGLGEYKYFQYPLPDLITRIRQTVYSFIAPIANQWMKVLNLDQLYPETHEEFKKTCHDNGQTKPTVLILKYGKGGFNTLHQDLYGETYFPLQIVLFLNEPDEDYRGGEFVLTEQIPRAQSKANVLRPKRGDMLIFTTNFRPVKGSKGYYRVNMKHGVSPLHSGQRHTLGIIFHDALS, via the coding sequence ATGATGAACAGCGTTACAAGCAACCTAAAAGCCAGGAACTGGGAAGAAATAGGCCATCACCTGCATGAACATGGCTATGCCAATGTAGAAAATGTGCTCAGCAAAACGGAATGTACAGAATTGATCAGCGCCTATCAGGACGACCATACCTACCGGAAAACGATTACCATGGAGCGTTACCGTTTTGGTCTTGGAGAATATAAATATTTTCAATATCCGCTACCAGATCTGATTACAAGGATCAGACAAACGGTTTATTCGTTCATTGCTCCGATTGCCAATCAATGGATGAAAGTCCTGAATCTTGATCAGCTCTACCCGGAAACCCATGAAGAGTTCAAAAAAACCTGTCACGACAACGGCCAGACAAAACCTACTGTACTGATTCTTAAGTATGGCAAAGGAGGATTCAACACCCTTCACCAGGATTTATATGGAGAAACCTACTTCCCCCTGCAAATTGTCCTGTTTTTAAATGAACCGGATGAGGATTACCGTGGCGGGGAATTTGTACTGACCGAGCAGATTCCAAGAGCACAATCCAAAGCTAACGTTCTCCGCCCCAAAAGAGGTGATATGCTGATCTTTACCACAAACTTCCGCCCCGTAAAAGGGAGTAAAGGCTATTATCGGGTAAATATGAAACATGGGGTCAGCCCACTGCATAGCGGACAGCGTCATACAC
- a CDS encoding DUF892 family protein, translated as MSRIGLHDFFIDGLEEIYDAEKRFMKCFAALGLAAVSKELQHALISHGAVTEKHLGHLEAIMGRFHHQAGAGTCLLVENLTDKASGMIRKIETGTALRDVAIFCLVKVIQHYKIAIYSSLVSLSAEMKHSKVTVLLEECLSDEKDIEEYLTKIASGFIGPAAKEAGLK; from the coding sequence ATGAGTAGAATAGGCCTGCATGATTTTTTCATTGATGGGCTGGAAGAGATTTATGATGCAGAAAAAAGGTTTATGAAATGTTTTGCCGCCCTTGGACTGGCGGCAGTAAGCAAAGAACTTCAACATGCGCTGATTTCGCATGGCGCGGTTACCGAAAAACACCTGGGACATCTGGAGGCTATCATGGGTAGGTTTCATCATCAAGCTGGGGCAGGGACTTGTTTGCTGGTGGAAAACCTGACAGATAAAGCATCTGGTATGATCCGGAAGATTGAGACGGGGACCGCACTGAGAGATGTAGCTATTTTCTGCCTCGTTAAAGTTATTCAACACTATAAAATTGCTATTTATAGTAGTCTGGTCTCTTTATCCGCAGAAATGAAGCATTCAAAAGTGACGGTTTTACTGGAGGAATGCCTGAGTGATGAAAAGGATATAGAGGAGTATTTAACGAAGATCGCCAGCGGTTTTATTGGTCCCGCTGCGAAAGAGGCCGGATTAAAATAG